AAACCCAACCTGTagactggagatcccaagaaacaggttcaacgggtaataactAATCACAAGTGTTTTGTAGTGAATCATTCTAAAACAAACACAGAGTTCTATTCCTATAACTtagagtctgagcatgatatcttGAAGCATAAGAGAGGTTGAACTCGGTTCTTAATAAGATCTATATTTGATGACAAGTGGGGTATCTAGCTACAAGAGTACTTTTGATAGACTCGcctatgtgaatgtggaagtgggggtcgcttcctatggagtttcTTAGGCTAACTCTCTAGAGCGTTCACTAAACTGGGATAcacgtgctaggccttaaagcacgAGCTTTTGAACTATACCCTAATGATACTATTGTGAGATcttgttagagatagagttcaaaaccaaggcTTACTCTAGTATATTTTGAATCATTTACACTAAAGGTTCAAGTcaaagacacctttgcttatgcataGTGTTGTTAGACTGAAATTGCTTGatgaaaaatttgtttttttcttatgtttaaatttttaagtGGAGGATTGTTAGGTTAAAATTTAACTtcgtttttaaaagaaaaaaacttaagggaaccaaccttttggttgagaatcccacattgagATTTTGAAAAGGGAGTCTTCTTTTTGTACTCCAACCTTGGGCTATAGGTTTGGGCCCCGAGGGATACCCATCATTTAGaaggagtgaggagatagaccaatgtagGTTCGGTGGACGTCCCACACGCGCGCCGGCGTCATCCGACCATGTGtgattatttttcaataaaaatattatttgcaTTTCCCTCAAAAGGCGCGTCGGTATGTGTTCCAGTCGGTAACGATGCATTTTAGATCAATTTTTTGGGGTTatttttatcctggggacgacgTGGCAGTAATTCctgacctgcttgcacacttgggcagagttacgaaacgtcttaaagagagcgagctacgtgactcagcctataacgagcttGTGTTTTATAGGTTCCGCTCCAGACCGTCTGCTGCTATCCTAAGATTGTTGTAGTTTCCAACAAGATAATTATCTCATTTTTCATTATATGAAGGAATACTTAACACTTATACATACTATTatggaaaaaataaagaaaacttatctgttttttctctttctgttgTAACCACCTAGCTCACTTCACCTCTCCTTTATTGTTGTAAAATAtgcatataaataaaaaaaaaaaaaaaagtgagtgGAAAGAGAAGacaattcattttaaaatctctaaaatcaaaatgcaataaAAGTGAATACCCTCCCTTGTACAGTGGACGTAGGCACCTTTGCCAAACAATTCTAATACCTTGTGTTGATTCTTCTTCTATACTTAATTGATCATCATCTATGTTCTTGGAGAATTGATGTGAtaccctaacactaaatctaaggTGGAAGGTTATttggagaaggaaaattttaagTAATAAAGATATTGGGGCAAGGGTGAAAGCATTAGTACTAAATTATATCAAAAGGTGGCAAATGGGCCAACGCATATGAAGGGCTTAAGCACATTGAACGCAAGAGTGCGtgggaggatggaagcaagaaaacttgggCAATGGTCGTAGGCTTGTATGCAACTAACGCAGGACATGCCAAGCGcacagcccatgcgtcgagcccAAGCGTatagcccatgcgtcgagcaagTATGCCAAACACCCATGCCTATGCGTCGAGCGCTGCCGAGCCTGCCAAacagccatgcgtcgatgccttGGGCCGAGCGCACAACCCATGCATCGAGCGGCCAGCCTATGCTACGAGTGCATTGTTGAACGGCTATGCATCGAAGAGCCTTGCCAAGCATTAATGCGTCAAGGCACgcccatgcggccaagcacACCTATGCGACTGAGCGAGCGAGCGATGATCAACGCCTATGCAGCacacccatgcgtcgatggtcagcgCATATGCCAAGTGCTATGCgtccatgccaagcaagccgtgcagacatacctagtgagccatgcgtcaaaGATGAGCtgccaccctatgcgttggggATGGCTGACTCATGAGATGGCTAAGTGGGATTTTGATGGAAATGAGTTGGTTTGCTATGCGTTGTGGACAAAAGAAAGGCTAATTGATGGGGAAAAGAATTCCAAGGGGAGATGGCAATATTTATGAAATGCGTTGATAAGCCTAACAAATTAGATAGATGAACAtgttaagtatttaagtgattgAGGTGGCAAAAGGAGGTTCACACAAAGCTCTAAgcaggaggtggacaaaggagattaCATGCAAAAGAGGTCTTATCACCCTAAGCAGGAGGTGAATGAAGGAGTTTACATGCAAAATGGGGATTTTGGCTGGCAAATTAaggtgagaacaactcaaggctgcGCTGGAATAGGCTAAGTGTTGGCAGCTTCAAAAAGGGACAAATAGGATTTGAGTTGTCACAAGGGGGTGAGTTTgggatggctataaatagagggatAGGTGAGAAGAATTCATTCATGTCATCACCAAAATCTCTGTGTTGAGAGCTTATTTAGAGTGTTACGCTTGAGTATTTAGGCTGCCAAATTAATTGCGGTCTGAAGGAGCTAAAGTTGCATTGGTGAAACATTGGAGCCGGCCCGGACGCACAGCCAGCCAATGCATCCAGCACACAACGTGCATGCCTTGCGCCTTGCAATGCTGTGTCCGTCCATCAGCGCACCTCACACGAACGCATCATGCACGCCAGCCCAACACAACAACCCACCATGCGACGCATCACGCACGCCCAATGCAGCGACCCACTGTGCAACACAGCACGCCCATCCTGCACCCGACCGAACGCCCAACTGCCTGCCacagtccaaataacctctaaaggggctaattttaggattttggcTAAGTTTGGAGTAGGGTAAGCAGGTACtttcattatataatggtattttggctatttttgcattatttattgatataacaagtgttaattgaggaattttcattgatatggaggaactCTTAGGAAGGTATTCTCAAAGTGGTTTTAGTAGGAATCTTGCTTACGGTGAgtggttatttagttttatgcattGATATGTGAATAAATGCATAGGTAAGTACAAGATGCttgcttatgatgttatgttacttgccatgatattgtctgtgtaatttctatggaaactaaGATTATACCTGAAATatataagttagcatgcttaaaaatgGTATTTGGCGggaaaaatatagtcggcctcggtcggcggaaaataatagtcggtgacgaccggcgggaaatatagtcaagatacctaagcatgactagcgggaaagaattgtcgatgtgcacattgacGGAGAAAgcgggttataggaaagtttccataaaaatttgttatgattGTTAATGTATGCATGATGTGAACATGCCACGTATAGCATGAGACTGGAGGATAATGATTGAATGAAattacacatgatcatgcatagatTATACtgaaattgtgattatgtgattgacttcccaaaaatatattttgtaatcGGATCATGTAATAGTGTATAGGAAATTGAGCTATATGTATGAAATTTAGATAGATTACTATAAACATGTTAAGGTTTTTAATAGATAAagggggaaatgttaaattaaaatgttgtcttggaatgCTACTAGTATATCCTCATGCTctcttccaagtcttggagctaaggctagggagggggtgtgacaattgATCATATCACAATGGccttcttcctccatcttcgtCTTCTTCACCAAGCCCTGAGAGAATAGAGAGAGAGAACAATCAGAATTTCGTTCTTTTGCATGTTCTGAAACTGAAGGGAAAAACCACTTTCAGAATTATCCCTTTTCTGAATGTATTACCTGTGTGTAAAAGAAAACAACTACGTGGTTTAATATTCATGACAGAATTTTTGGGTCAGGGTCTTTAGTGTTATTGCAACCCAATACATAcacatgaaagaaaaataatatagctactaaacaaaatttattctttaataCCCACTGAAATCTTATCTTAGTTCACAACCCGAAACGATCATGTTAACCTCTGCTCTAGCTTTGACCCTTGATGTACCCATCAACGTTTTCCTTTCTAAATCCAATGTTTAGTTGGGGTTTCAATAACGATTTGGATAACCAATTTTGTGGCATTGATTTCCCTACACACTTACGTTTTGTTGAATCAAAAGGTAGGTGGTTAaatcaaaaggttgaggaaCTGAAGCTTTCAGGTTTGGGTTGGTGGGGGCGGCAAAGAGGGTGGCAGGGAGAGGGGAATGGGGGAGGATACTCACTAGGGATGAGAGGTAGTGAGAATTGGTGAGGAAGATTCTGGTTTCGATGGTGCGGATTGACATTCGTTTTTCACTAGGCGGTGACACTCGGTAGCAACAGAAGAGGTGCAGTAATGGCGGTGGAAGGTTGAAGGAGAGGGGGGAAATGAAGAAAATGGGAGGGAAGCCCATGTCATAATTTTACCAAATCATCTTACTAACTATTCATATTTAACCACTGTCACGTCATTTTATTGTTAATCAGCTGGCTAACCCTTTAAGTTAGATCGATTGGATTAAGTTGAGGGTCTCAAATTTTGGATTAGATTGGATCcgattataacttatttttttaactaaaaatatgtaattttatatataacaaatgattaataactaaaaatctcataaaattcaaatattaaataccaaatatttatgataattattataaactTTTGATCTAGACAAATatgataataattttaaaagaagaaatattaaaaattcacacaTTAATCAACacaaagtaatcaaactttaaacaaatatatatatatatatatatatatatatctgtctcttatacacatctagatgtgtataagagacaggtccacATTATTCGACCAACTCTTTCGGGAGCTTCTGTTAGctattgtgcggcacttgttcccgctcatgAACAAGTCAGCCATTTCGAATATGGACTGCGAGGTATTCAAATAAGCTCTTAAAGAATAATTTCTCAAACGTTgtgattaaaatatatatcttaaaACTAACAAAAACCTAGACAAAGAAAGGGAAAAACTACACACGCAGCCGTGGGAACAAAAACTGAGGCGCCGGAATCTGGAGGTAAAATCGCAAGGTGTGGGTCTTTGGTCTAGAGGGCGGAACTCGCCGGCGGTGGGTCTCGGTTTCGGAGGTCAGAGTGGTGGGTTTTTTGGGTCTCAGTTCAGCGGCGACGGGGCAATTACTGGCGTGTGGGTTTTGGTCAAGAGGCTGGGCAAAATCGTGGGGCACAATTTGAAGGGCCGGACAGTCTAAGACAGTGACTGAGAGGCGGCGGTAAAGTCAAGTTTGTTATTCTCTTCCAAGAGAATGTTACAGTTACGGGGCGGTGCCATGGTGAGGAACGATGGAGAAGAAGGGGCCGAGCTCGCACAGCCTCATGCTCGACACATAAAGAAGAGAGCTCTCAGGAACAAAGCTCTTTCTGTCTCTTTCAATGAGAAAGACTTGAGGTTTTCCTTCAAACTAAGCACGAACTTGATTAATCGGTTTATTTGGACTTTTGTTTGATGttaattgttgtttttcttaggGACTTTGTTACTGGATTTcacaagaggaagaagaaaaggagaaaggAAGCAAAGAAGCAACAAGAGGAAGCTATCCGGCGGAAGCGCATCGAAGCACGCAAAAAGGTTTGGAAGACTTTTCTAATTTTGAGAAGGAATTGCAGAAAACATATAGCTATTTTGTCCTTCGGTTGACAGCTTTGTAGAGTTTATATTCAGGCAACAGATGAGATTTCCCAACTTGTAAATTTTCTGTGAATAATACCACTTTTCTACCTTCAATGAACTTAGAATAGAGCATGATGAAATTTTTTTCTGGTAGATTGTTGATTTCCCAACACAGCTGCTGAATCATTAGGATTCTCAGGGGTAGAAAGAGAAGAGAGAACCAAACACATCATTAGTTTCAGGAAAAGTTAATTTTCTGCAGACTATGGAGATGAGGCTGGCTGTAAATTAAAGATGTCAATGTTGTTCTTCCACCTTGGATTTGTCCAAGgttatatgaatttttttcaaTCCTTAGTTGCAGATGTCACATCGAGTATTTAGGAGACTTGCACTTATCTCTCTGATAATTACAAAAGGCCTTAGCCATTTAGGCTCATTATGAAGTATTGGATCTAATAACCTATGAAAACTCTCCCTTAGATCTCTCAACACCTCCAAAACGTCTACCATTTCTCCCAAGCCATATTGATGGAAGAATGATGAAGAAAGAACTAAGTAGCTTGCCAAAGAATTTAACCCTTCTCCTTGTAAGGGGGAACAACAAAAACTCCTCCATCAAACCCTGCAAAACCTGTTTCTTCACTTAAGCTCAAGCACAAGAATATAAAGCTTATCTATCATAAGGATTATAACTATGCTTTAAGATTTTGGCTACACTTCTGCTGCAGATGATACAAACGATGTTAAGGGAGAGTTAAGGGAAGGTGATTTAAGTTGTGAGAGATTGCCTCCAGCTTTTCTGTTACTTTTAATACTGAATCTCTCTAAaggtttatttttttcctttttttttttttttttttgtgttgccTCAATGCTTGTAGGCATCATGTATCCTTTAGATAAAATGCTGCAAATTAGTGATCATGTATGTGTTGTAATGAAGAATTTATAGCGTGAGTTGTGTAAAATGTCATTGATTAGAGGAAACAAGGAAGAGAACAGCCTTTGGTGCATCTATCTATTTCTTCTATAGCATCTGAGACATATTTTCTAAAAGTCCTAAATAATCCTGCAGAGAAGATTAGAAAAAGATCTGGTGCTGTATGGCGGTGTTCTTCCAGCTGACAGGCCGGTTGATGAAGAGAATGATGATCACGAGGAGGGGGAGGAGGATGAGGAAGAGAAGCCATTAGCACCATTTTCTGGTATTTTACTAACAATTGTACATTAAAATATCAAGTGCATGTGATCAGCCATCTGCCCTAGCTTGCTTAGAACACATGTCTGTTCAATTAAAATGgcatataatagttataagttCTTCTCTTGTACAAGTGGAAAAACGAAGTATCCATCTAAAAAAACCAGATCAGATATTATTTATGTTCATAAGGAAGCTAAAAGTCagttatatatgaaaaataagtaGGAAAGTTGATAAAATTGATAACGATATACAGTGTTTTAAAAAGCCCTCCTGGGTGTAGGTTTGGCGCTCGCCTTGGAAAGGTGAGGCTCACAAAATAAAACGTGCCTCAGGTGCGTGCCTTTGTTGAAGGCCCAAGGCTCAAAGCCCTGAGCCTTGTggctttttcattatttttagaaattagtaATAATTAAGGATTTCCTTCTTTATTAACTAAAAGAATCAAGTTTACTAAGGCTAAAGGCAAAATTTcttatatttgttttgtttgtttttttggttgttgttttgttttgttttgttttttagcCTTGTggctttttcattatttttagaaattagtaATAATTAAGGATTTCCTTCTTTATTAACTAAAAGAAGGAAGTTTACTAAGGCTAAAGGCAAAATttcttatatttgtttttttttttggttgttgttttgttttgttttgttttttcatatttccacttcaactATGCTCTCTTTTTAATgtaacattaatatatagtgcGCCTcaccaaaaaaaagaaaaaaaagtccgTATCTTTTTGTGTGCCTTGCGCCTAGGCTCTATAGGACCATTGCGCCTTAGTGCGTCTTGGGCATTTAAAAACATTGATGATATGcattcttttagaaaaaaaagacgGTTTTCATTTGTATTAGCTCCAAAACTTGTTTCAATAATTAATCACTGGAAGCTAGGAATTGATATTGATACGAGACATGGATATGATGCGATATGTACATACTGACatgta
The nucleotide sequence above comes from Benincasa hispida cultivar B227 chromosome 3, ASM972705v1, whole genome shotgun sequence. Encoded proteins:
- the LOC120072658 gene encoding nucleolar protein 12, whose amino-acid sequence is MLQLRGGAMVRNDGEEGAELAQPHARHIKKRALRNKALSVSFNEKDLRDFVTGFHKRKKKRRKEAKKQQEEAIRRKRIEARKKRRLEKDLVLYGGVLPADRPVDEENDDHEEGEEDEEEKPLAPFSETTTYDSGNIKVTVITSEVSREEEIDPIDKPQTATTQLFAKDKKHNLPVTKKKPFKKVAKQRSRPKARSKRDKRKGKKKK